From Desulfatitalea tepidiphila, the proteins below share one genomic window:
- a CDS encoding enoyl-CoA hydratase-related protein yields MNDKLVLCEVDEGIAAVTLNRPDVMNSFNFAMLRALGEQMAALRFDASVRVVIITGAGDRAFSAGADLKERAGMAPEEVKAFIFTIRRLMDDIESFPRPVIAAVNGVALGGGTELALASDIRLASETATMGLTETRLAIIPGAGGTQRLPRLVGRGMAKELIFTGRRIDARQALQIGLVNHVYPAGDLMEEARCLARDICQSGPVAVEQAKYAINRGLETDMATGLAIESNAYWICIPTEDRTEGLTAFREKRKPNYKGR; encoded by the coding sequence ATGAATGACAAACTGGTGCTTTGCGAAGTGGACGAAGGCATCGCCGCTGTCACACTGAACCGGCCCGATGTGATGAATTCGTTCAATTTCGCCATGCTAAGAGCACTGGGCGAGCAGATGGCCGCCCTGCGGTTCGATGCTTCGGTGCGCGTGGTCATCATCACGGGGGCCGGCGACCGCGCCTTCAGCGCCGGGGCCGATCTCAAGGAGCGGGCCGGCATGGCGCCCGAGGAGGTCAAGGCCTTTATCTTCACGATCCGCCGGCTTATGGACGACATCGAAAGCTTCCCGCGGCCGGTGATCGCGGCGGTCAACGGCGTGGCCTTGGGCGGTGGCACCGAACTGGCACTGGCATCCGATATCCGCCTGGCCTCGGAAACCGCCACCATGGGGCTGACTGAAACCCGTCTGGCCATCATTCCCGGCGCCGGCGGCACCCAGCGGTTGCCGCGGCTGGTCGGCCGGGGCATGGCCAAGGAGTTGATCTTCACGGGTCGACGCATCGATGCGCGCCAGGCGCTGCAGATCGGCCTGGTCAACCATGTCTATCCGGCCGGCGACCTGATGGAAGAGGCGCGCTGCCTGGCACGCGACATATGCCAGTCCGGACCCGTGGCCGTGGAACAAGCCAAGTACGCCATCAACAGGGGCCTGGAAACCGACATGGCCACCGGCCTGGCCATCGAATCCAATGCCTATTGGATCTGCATCCCCACCGAGGATCGGACCGAGGGACTGACCGCGTTTCGGGAAAAGCGCAAGCCGAATTACAAGGGGAGATAG
- a CDS encoding acyl-CoA dehydrogenase family protein encodes MDFDLTREQEMIRREVRAFAEKEIAPVAAELDDQERFSAELTRKMGDIGLFGMIVSEDFDGQGLDYLSYIIAVEEVARVDGSQAATIAAGNSLGIGPLYYFGTEAQKRKYLPPLCRGEALWGFGLTEPTAGSDAGGSKTTAVKDGNDWVINGSKIFITNSACDMTLGVTVQAVTGTRSSGKPEYTCFLVESGTPGFKAVAMKGKLMWRASNTGELYFDDVRVPEENMLGRPGDGFHQMLQTLDGGRLSIGAMGLGGAVGAYEMALKYARSREQFGQPISKFQAVAFKLADSAMEIECGRNLLYKACWLRDRHRPFAKEAAMAKLYCSELMGRVANHAVQIHGGYGLMKDYHVERFYRDQKLLDIGEGTSEVQRIVISRHIGC; translated from the coding sequence GTGGATTTTGACTTGACCCGTGAACAGGAGATGATCCGCAGGGAGGTGCGCGCTTTTGCGGAAAAGGAGATCGCGCCGGTGGCGGCCGAACTGGATGACCAGGAGCGCTTTTCGGCCGAATTGACGCGCAAGATGGGTGACATCGGCCTCTTCGGCATGATCGTCTCCGAGGATTTCGACGGCCAGGGGCTGGATTACCTCTCTTATATCATCGCCGTGGAAGAGGTGGCGCGGGTGGATGGCTCCCAGGCCGCCACCATCGCAGCGGGAAACTCCCTGGGCATCGGCCCCCTTTACTACTTCGGCACCGAGGCGCAGAAGCGAAAGTACCTGCCGCCCCTGTGCCGGGGCGAGGCCCTATGGGGATTCGGGCTCACCGAACCCACGGCCGGTTCGGATGCCGGCGGCAGCAAGACCACGGCCGTCAAGGACGGAAACGACTGGGTGATCAACGGCTCCAAGATCTTCATCACCAATTCGGCCTGCGACATGACCCTGGGAGTGACGGTGCAGGCCGTGACCGGGACCCGTTCCAGCGGCAAGCCCGAATACACCTGCTTCCTGGTGGAAAGCGGAACGCCCGGTTTCAAAGCCGTGGCCATGAAGGGCAAGTTGATGTGGCGCGCCTCCAACACGGGTGAGCTCTATTTCGATGACGTGCGCGTACCCGAAGAGAACATGCTGGGCCGGCCGGGCGACGGATTCCACCAGATGCTCCAGACCCTTGACGGCGGACGCCTCTCCATCGGCGCCATGGGGTTGGGCGGAGCCGTGGGTGCCTATGAAATGGCCCTTAAATATGCCCGCAGCCGGGAACAGTTCGGCCAGCCCATCTCCAAGTTCCAGGCCGTGGCCTTCAAGCTGGCCGACAGCGCCATGGAGATCGAATGCGGCCGCAATTTGCTCTATAAAGCGTGCTGGTTGCGGGACCGGCACAGGCCTTTTGCCAAGGAGGCGGCCATGGCCAAGCTATACTGCTCAGAATTGATGGGGCGGGTGGCCAATCATGCCGTGCAGATCCACGGCGGCTACGGCCTGATGAAAGACTATCATGTGGAGCGCTTTTACAGGGATCAAAAGCTGCTGGACATCGGTGAGGGCACTTCCGAGGTGCAGCGCATCGTCATCTCCAGACACATCGGTTGTTAG
- a CDS encoding TetR/AcrR family transcriptional regulator — MSSMKETIKQVAIDLFFQKGYFATSISEIARGCDIRKASIYYHYKGKEVLLLDIMQTTMQDLLSSLQAGLARAGDVEASMRAAVRTHVVFHLRRQKETFIASSELRGLSPENFKLIVTQRDDYERIFQSLIKRGIDGGIFAGGDIKILSYAILTLCTAGASWFRPEGRFSVEQIAEIYENFVINGLKAAQWSCAGPPARASY, encoded by the coding sequence ATGAGTTCCATGAAAGAGACGATCAAGCAGGTGGCCATCGACCTGTTTTTTCAAAAAGGGTATTTTGCCACCAGCATCAGCGAAATCGCCAGGGGCTGCGATATCCGCAAGGCCAGCATCTATTACCATTACAAAGGCAAGGAGGTGCTGCTGCTGGACATCATGCAGACCACCATGCAGGATCTGCTCAGCAGCCTCCAGGCCGGCCTGGCCCGGGCCGGAGACGTCGAGGCGAGCATGCGGGCCGCGGTGCGCACCCATGTGGTATTTCACCTGCGCCGCCAGAAGGAGACCTTCATCGCCAGCAGTGAACTCCGAGGTCTTTCGCCGGAAAATTTCAAACTGATCGTGACCCAGCGCGACGATTACGAACGCATTTTTCAAAGCCTCATCAAGCGGGGTATCGACGGCGGTATCTTTGCCGGTGGGGATATCAAGATCCTTTCCTATGCCATTTTAACCCTTTGCACGGCCGGTGCGTCCTGGTTTCGGCCCGAAGGGCGGTTTTCGGTGGAGCAGATCGCCGAGATTTACGAAAATTTCGTCATTAACGGACTCAAGGCCGCGCAGTGGTCGTGCGCCGGCCCGCCGGCCCGGGCGTCCTATTGA
- a CDS encoding TetR/AcrR family transcriptional regulator — translation MAIKNSAFEEIPTHVKDQGLVERRRTQIADAAVEMFLERGFHKTTTRQIARAAGISNGLLYEYVSSKEDILYLVCTLIHTEMQNAVSDALTRADAGIHPLAAAIRDYLRVCHRMGDHILLIYQETQSLPAKWRKVVLENEIRITELFADVLRQLVKTGELSAMDRDTLDLIAHNISVLGHMWAFRRWFLAGRYTIDDYIRMQTEFILARCREAGSEQPTGLPGKTPDEIPN, via the coding sequence ATGGCCATTAAAAACAGCGCCTTCGAAGAGATTCCGACCCACGTCAAGGATCAGGGCCTGGTCGAACGCCGGCGCACCCAGATTGCGGACGCGGCCGTCGAGATGTTCCTCGAGCGCGGTTTTCACAAAACCACCACGCGGCAAATCGCTCGCGCAGCCGGTATTTCCAACGGCCTTCTCTATGAGTATGTCTCCTCCAAGGAAGATATCCTCTATCTGGTCTGCACGCTGATCCATACGGAAATGCAGAATGCGGTGAGCGACGCGTTGACGCGCGCCGATGCGGGCATCCATCCGTTGGCCGCCGCGATCCGGGATTATCTTCGGGTATGCCACCGCATGGGCGATCACATTCTGCTCATCTACCAGGAGACCCAGTCTCTGCCGGCAAAATGGCGCAAGGTCGTTTTGGAAAACGAAATCCGCATTACCGAACTTTTCGCCGATGTGCTGCGGCAACTCGTTAAGACGGGGGAGCTTTCGGCCATGGACCGCGACACCCTCGACCTGATCGCCCACAACATCTCGGTGTTAGGCCATATGTGGGCCTTCCGGCGCTGGTTTCTGGCCGGCCGTTACACCATTGACGATTATATCCGCATGCAGACCGAATTCATCCTGGCCCGCTGCCGGGAAGCCGGTTCAGAGCAGCCGACCGGGCTACCGGGCAAGACCCCCGACGAGATACCGAATTGA
- a CDS encoding cytochrome c3 family protein, with the protein MKKRSLALMVIAALALVMFAAAGLYAATAPDVIKMATPYEKTKTQVVFSHMKHSTDYKIGCGECHHDDKGQPLNNLKDGDPVKSCFECHNKPGELKGKNAKGLSKKEKLAYHANALHENCIGCHKKYNKDNNTKAAPQKCTDCHPKKK; encoded by the coding sequence ATGAAAAAGCGTTCATTGGCATTGATGGTCATCGCTGCACTGGCATTGGTGATGTTCGCGGCGGCCGGTCTTTATGCGGCCACCGCGCCGGACGTGATCAAGATGGCGACGCCCTACGAGAAAACCAAGACCCAGGTCGTCTTTTCCCACATGAAACACAGCACCGATTACAAGATCGGTTGCGGGGAGTGTCACCATGACGACAAGGGCCAGCCGTTGAACAACTTGAAGGACGGCGACCCGGTTAAGAGCTGTTTCGAATGTCACAACAAGCCCGGCGAGTTGAAAGGCAAGAACGCCAAGGGATTGTCCAAAAAGGAGAAGTTGGCGTATCACGCGAACGCGTTGCATGAAAACTGCATCGGGTGCCACAAGAAATACAACAAAGACAACAACACCAAGGCTGCGCCGCAAAAGTGCACGGATTGCCATCCCAAGAAAAAGTAG
- the tatC gene encoding twin-arginine translocase subunit TatC → MTDLEKQPFTAHLEELRSRLIKSFIAVTIGFLLSYAFKEKIFEVLTLPLIKVMNEGDHLIYTNLPEAFFTFLKAAFISGIMVASPYLLYQFWMFVAPGLYDKERRMVLPILFLSTIFFLGGALFGYFVVFPLGFEFFLSFASDNIRPMPSMKEYLGFASKLLLAFGVAFELPLVLTFLAKLGIVSVDMLKRYRKYAILLFFVAAAILTPPDVVSQVLMAVPMMLLYELSIFGARIFGRKKEVAEDTEEGPQTAGTEGAE, encoded by the coding sequence ATGACCGACTTGGAGAAACAGCCGTTTACCGCCCATCTCGAGGAGCTGCGCTCTCGTCTGATCAAATCCTTCATTGCCGTGACCATCGGCTTTCTGCTTTCTTATGCTTTCAAGGAAAAGATCTTTGAGGTCCTCACCCTGCCGCTGATCAAGGTGATGAATGAGGGCGATCACCTGATCTATACCAATCTGCCCGAAGCCTTTTTCACCTTTTTGAAGGCGGCCTTTATTTCCGGGATCATGGTGGCCTCACCCTATCTGCTCTATCAATTCTGGATGTTTGTGGCTCCAGGACTCTACGACAAGGAAAGGCGGATGGTGCTGCCCATCCTGTTTCTTTCCACCATATTTTTCCTGGGCGGCGCCTTGTTCGGCTACTTTGTGGTCTTTCCACTCGGTTTCGAGTTTTTTCTCAGCTTCGCCAGTGACAATATTCGCCCCATGCCCTCCATGAAAGAGTACCTGGGCTTCGCCTCGAAGCTGCTGCTGGCCTTCGGTGTGGCTTTTGAATTACCGCTGGTGCTGACCTTCCTGGCGAAGCTGGGCATCGTATCGGTCGACATGCTCAAGCGCTATCGCAAGTATGCCATCCTGCTTTTTTTCGTAGCGGCCGCGATCCTTACGCCTCCCGACGTGGTGTCCCAGGTGCTCATGGCCGTGCCCATGATGCTGCTCTACGAATTGAGTATATTCGGGGCGCGCATCTTCGGCCGTAAAAAGGAGGTGGCGGAAGATACGGAGGAGGGGCCGCAAACCGCGGGCACGGAGGGCGCCGAGTAG
- the tatB gene encoding Sec-independent protein translocase protein TatB, which yields MFGIGMPELLLILAVALIVIGPKKLPDLAKSLGRAMGEFKRATNDLKQSIEQETGLDEVRQSMKEVNQDLRRSFDDIDTRPLDASGAAPAGTKESTPEEIALAKLEKEPDDPGGEGGSKTVDNSTAKSGGGDAR from the coding sequence ATGTTCGGAATCGGCATGCCGGAACTGCTGCTTATACTGGCCGTGGCGCTAATCGTCATCGGCCCCAAGAAGCTGCCCGATCTGGCCAAATCCCTGGGCAGGGCCATGGGGGAGTTCAAGCGCGCCACCAACGATCTCAAGCAGAGTATCGAGCAGGAGACCGGTCTGGACGAAGTGCGCCAGAGCATGAAGGAGGTCAATCAGGACCTGCGGCGATCGTTCGATGATATCGATACCCGGCCGCTGGATGCATCCGGCGCAGCGCCCGCGGGCACCAAAGAGTCCACTCCGGAAGAGATCGCCCTGGCCAAACTCGAAAAGGAGCCGGATGACCCCGGCGGGGAAGGCGGATCGAAAACGGTCGACAATTCAACAGCCAAGTCCGGGGGGGGCGACGCCCGATGA
- the mltA gene encoding murein transglycosylase A, with protein MTILSFPSGKSMAVRLGAVLLVLGLLAACAPRPITRETALVRIAPGDSPVFIDDAAYDQLARGIAMSLLYLRKRPPGHIVYFGTDGYTVAHLIRSLETFADLIAQRPTAVRLSRMIGERFHVYQAVGRNKQRDVLFTGYYEPIVRGSRVPSDRFPVPVHSRPADLVEIDLSLFAQDLKGRRIVGRYTGRTVVPYPDRGQIRQERDFDRKAAPIAWLSDEVDLFNLMVQGSGKVLFEDGKMLDIHFDGSNGHAYRSIGRLLIDQGKISKDKMSMQAIRDYLKAHPEEADAIMNHNPRFIFFRAIDQGPLGALGVSLTPNRSLAVDRGLFPLAALAYIDALPTPRVDESGRIVDWQAHHGFVLAQDTGSAITGAGRADFFWGHGVRAEAAAGHLKHHGRLYFLVLKPMPTAP; from the coding sequence ATGACAATCCTGTCCTTTCCTTCTGGAAAATCGATGGCGGTGCGCCTGGGCGCCGTTCTGCTGGTGTTGGGCCTCCTGGCGGCCTGCGCGCCGAGACCCATCACCCGCGAAACGGCGCTGGTGCGCATTGCACCGGGCGACAGCCCCGTGTTCATCGACGATGCGGCCTACGACCAGTTGGCCCGCGGCATCGCCATGAGCCTGCTCTATCTGCGCAAACGGCCGCCCGGGCACATCGTCTATTTCGGCACCGATGGGTACACGGTGGCTCACCTGATTCGATCCCTGGAAACCTTTGCCGATCTGATCGCCCAGCGGCCCACGGCCGTCCGGTTGAGCCGCATGATCGGCGAGCGTTTCCACGTCTACCAGGCCGTCGGACGCAACAAGCAGCGAGATGTGTTGTTCACCGGCTATTACGAGCCGATCGTGCGGGGCAGTCGGGTCCCCTCGGATCGATTTCCGGTGCCCGTCCACTCCCGGCCGGCCGACCTGGTGGAGATCGATCTTTCCCTGTTTGCCCAGGATCTCAAAGGCCGCCGTATCGTCGGGCGCTATACCGGTCGCACGGTGGTGCCCTATCCGGATCGGGGGCAGATCCGACAGGAGCGGGATTTTGATCGCAAGGCTGCGCCCATCGCCTGGTTGAGCGACGAGGTGGATCTGTTCAACCTGATGGTGCAAGGCTCCGGAAAGGTGCTGTTCGAGGATGGGAAGATGCTCGATATCCATTTTGACGGATCCAACGGCCATGCCTACCGGAGCATCGGCCGCCTGCTCATCGACCAGGGCAAAATCAGCAAGGACAAGATGTCCATGCAGGCGATCCGGGATTATCTGAAGGCCCATCCCGAGGAGGCCGATGCCATCATGAACCACAATCCGCGCTTTATTTTCTTCCGCGCCATCGACCAGGGACCGCTGGGCGCCCTGGGCGTCTCGCTGACGCCCAACCGATCGCTGGCCGTGGATCGTGGCTTGTTTCCCCTGGCGGCCCTGGCCTATATCGATGCGCTGCCAACGCCCCGGGTGGACGAAAGTGGACGGATCGTGGACTGGCAGGCCCACCATGGATTCGTGCTGGCCCAGGACACCGGCAGCGCCATCACCGGCGCTGGCCGGGCCGACTTTTTCTGGGGGCATGGGGTGCGCGCCGAAGCCGCCGCCGGCCACCTCAAGCACCACGGCCGGCTTTATTTTCTGGTGCTAAAGCCCATGCCGACGGCGCCATAA
- the moaC gene encoding cyclic pyranopterin monophosphate synthase MoaC — MGELTHIDDQGRVRMVDVTAKPVTSRSARAQAVIHMQPDTFTMIRDQGVRKGNVLETARIAGVMAAKRTADWIPMCHPLNLTHAQVDFFPEPSGAAIRIEAVVRVTAQTGIEMEALTAAAAAALTIYDMCKAYDRAMTITDIVLLEKSGGKSGTWTRDDPASK, encoded by the coding sequence ATGGGCGAGCTGACCCATATCGATGACCAGGGACGCGTTCGCATGGTGGATGTGACCGCCAAACCGGTCACCAGCCGATCGGCCCGGGCCCAGGCCGTGATCCACATGCAGCCGGACACCTTTACGATGATCCGCGATCAGGGCGTCCGCAAGGGCAATGTCCTGGAGACGGCGCGCATTGCCGGCGTCATGGCGGCCAAACGGACGGCCGATTGGATCCCCATGTGCCATCCGTTGAACCTGACCCACGCCCAGGTCGATTTTTTTCCCGAACCTTCGGGTGCGGCCATCCGCATCGAGGCCGTGGTGCGTGTCACGGCCCAGACCGGTATCGAGATGGAGGCGTTGACGGCCGCAGCGGCCGCCGCCTTGACGATCTACGACATGTGCAAGGCCTATGACCGCGCCATGACCATTACCGATATCGTGCTTTTGGAGAAAAGCGGAGGCAAGAGCGGTACCTGGACCCGCGATGACCCTGCTTCGAAATAG
- a CDS encoding molybdenum cofactor biosynthesis protein MoaE, with product MDFNSLLEQLKTHPAYEKVGMVLCHQGVVRATSRDGRAVRGLRVAVDERRLEQIIEEKKALPGVVEILVQINADRELKVGDDVMGLVVAGDIRENVIAALSETLNAIKSKATKKTEHFSE from the coding sequence ATGGATTTCAATAGCCTGCTCGAACAGCTCAAAACTCATCCCGCATACGAAAAGGTCGGCATGGTGTTGTGCCACCAAGGCGTGGTCAGGGCCACTTCCCGGGATGGCCGGGCCGTGCGCGGGCTGCGCGTGGCCGTGGACGAACGGCGCCTGGAGCAGATCATCGAGGAAAAAAAGGCCCTTCCGGGTGTCGTCGAGATCCTTGTTCAAATCAACGCCGACCGGGAGTTGAAGGTCGGCGACGATGTGATGGGACTGGTGGTGGCCGGCGACATCCGCGAAAACGTGATTGCCGCATTGAGTGAAACCCTCAATGCCATCAAGAGCAAAGCGACCAAAAAGACCGAACACTTTTCCGAATAG
- the mobA gene encoding molybdenum cofactor guanylyltransferase translates to MNRYAISGVLIADHRDLDPDAARERPQSSIPVPGWTEAAAVMASLFDEFIVVAADPSACLAWDAMIVRDHYRPPGLLSGIHAGLFSASHPHIIVAAAVDPVTSDGVEPLMKALESRWDAVLHESGQTCVALPGIYGKRALRPLTQLLASGEWRFDRFLSRIRTRRVAAQDLNPAGGPNR, encoded by the coding sequence ATGAACCGATACGCGATCAGCGGCGTTCTCATCGCAGACCACCGCGACCTGGATCCAGACGCCGCTCGTGAACGTCCGCAGTCCTCCATTCCGGTTCCCGGTTGGACCGAGGCGGCTGCCGTGATGGCATCACTGTTCGATGAATTCATCGTGGTGGCGGCCGATCCATCCGCATGCCTGGCTTGGGATGCGATGATCGTCCGCGATCATTATAGACCGCCGGGGCTGCTCAGCGGCATTCACGCCGGGCTCTTCAGCGCGAGTCACCCCCACATTATCGTGGCCGCAGCCGTCGACCCGGTGACATCGGATGGCGTCGAGCCGTTGATGAAGGCGCTCGAGTCCCGCTGGGATGCCGTGCTGCACGAGTCGGGTCAAACATGCGTGGCGCTGCCGGGCATTTATGGCAAGCGGGCCCTGCGGCCGTTGACCCAACTCCTGGCATCCGGGGAGTGGCGATTCGATCGGTTTTTATCCCGGATTCGCACCCGACGCGTCGCCGCGCAGGATTTGAACCCTGCCGGTGGACCAAACCGTTAA